A section of the Engystomops pustulosus chromosome 3, aEngPut4.maternal, whole genome shotgun sequence genome encodes:
- the TUBE1 gene encoding tubulin epsilon chain isoform X1: protein MHHDPVYSGARSLSSSENVNTAACTCRNEENGLKPAKRMENMQKHMHYFVGQCGNQIGCRFWDLALREHASVNKKGIYDEALCSFFRNVDTRADTGGTDVQRRKICSLKARAVLIDMEEGVVNEILQGPLRDLFDSTQFITDVSGSGNNWAVGHKLYGCQYREQIVEKLRRAAEQCDCLQCFFVIHSMGGGTGSGLGTFVLNVLEDEFPEVYRFVTSVYPSAEDDVITSPYNSVLAMRELTEHADCVLPIENQSLVDIVNKIHHMANSGKLGAVKPNSLVTSNKGGMKEGEKPFDAMNNIVANLLLNLTSSARFEGALNMDLNEISMNLVPFPHLHYLTSSLTPLYTLADVNVPTRRLDQMFSDAFNKDHQLIRADPKHSLYLACALMVRGNVHISDLRRNIERLKPSLQFVSWNQEGWKTSLCSVPPVGHTHSLLALANNTCVKPTFIDLRDRFTRLYRKKAHLHHYLQVDGMEQSSFTDAYSSLSSLIDEYNQLDAAKGIALPDPPRINIAV from the exons ATGCATCATGACCCAGTCTATAGTGGTGCAAG AAGTTTGAGCAGCAGTGAAAACGTTAACACAGCAGCTTGTACTTGCAGAAATGAAGAAAATGGATTGAAACCGGCCAAACGCAtggaaaacatgcaaaaacacatgcattactttg TTGGACAATGTGGAAACCAAATTGGCTGCAGGTTCTGGGACCTTGCATTGAGAGAACATGCTTCTGTTAACAag AAAGGAATTTATGATGAAGCCCTATGCAGCTTTTTTAGAAATGTCGATACAAG AGCTGACACTGGAGGAACAGATGTTCAGAGAAGAAAGATTTGCTCTCTTAAAGCACGT GCTGTTTTAATAGACATGGAAGAAGGTGTGGTTAATGAAATATTGCAAGGACCACTACGAGACTTGTTTGATAGTACACAGTTCATCACTGATGTATCCGGATCAGGAAATAACTG GGCAGTTGGCCACAAACTTTATGGTTGCCAATATCGAGAGCAAATTGTGGAGAAACTAAGGAGGGCAGCGGAACAGTGTGATTGTCTGCAGTGTTTCTTTGTGATTCATTCTATGGGAGGAG GTACAGGCTCAGGCCTAGGTACATTTGTATTGAATGTACTGGAAGATGAATTTCCTGAGGTATATAGATTTGTCACATCGGTCTATCCATCTGCCGAGGACGACGTTATAACCTCTCCATACAACAGTGTCTTGGCAATGAGGGAACTTACAGAACATGCTGACTGTGTGTTACCCATAGAAAATCAA TCATTAGTCGACATTGTGAATAAAATTCATCATATGGCAAATTCTGGTAAGCTTGGAGCAGTGAAGCCAAATAGTCTTGTTACGTCTAATAAAGGTGGAATGAAAGAAGGTGAAAAGCCGTTTGATGCCATGAACAACATAGTGGCCAACTTGCTTCTCAATCTTACCAG CTCTGCAAGGTTTGAAGGAGCACTTAATATGGATCTGAATGAAATCAGCATGAACTTGGTCCCATTTCCACATCTCCATTACCTAACGTCAAGCTTGACACCTCTCTATACACTGGCTGATGTTAATGTACCAACAAGGAG ATTGGATCAGATGTTTTCAGATGCTTTTAACAAAGACCATCAGCTCATTCGTGCTGACCCTAAGCACAGTCTGTACCTGGCGTGTGCTTTAATGGTGAGAGGAAACGTCCACATATCAGACCTCCGAAGAAACATTGAGCG gtTGAAACCTTCACTGCAGTTTGTCTCCTGGAACCAGGAAGGGTGGAAAACAAGTTTGTGTTCTGTTCCACCTGTTGGTCATACCCACTCCCTCCTGGCACTAGCAAACAACACGTGTGTAAAGCCCACTTTCATAGATCTCAGGGACAGGTTTACAAGACTTTATCGTAAGAAG GCTCATCTACACCACTACCTCCAAGTGgatggcatggaacaaagctctttTACAGATGCCTATTCGTCTTTGTCTTCACTAATTGACGAATACAACCAACTTGATGCAGCTAAAGGGATAGCTCTGCCTGACCCTCCTAGAATTAACATAGCTGTTTAA
- the TUBE1 gene encoding tubulin epsilon chain isoform X2, whose translation MTQSIVVQVGQCGNQIGCRFWDLALREHASVNKKGIYDEALCSFFRNVDTRADTGGTDVQRRKICSLKARAVLIDMEEGVVNEILQGPLRDLFDSTQFITDVSGSGNNWAVGHKLYGCQYREQIVEKLRRAAEQCDCLQCFFVIHSMGGGTGSGLGTFVLNVLEDEFPEVYRFVTSVYPSAEDDVITSPYNSVLAMRELTEHADCVLPIENQSLVDIVNKIHHMANSGKLGAVKPNSLVTSNKGGMKEGEKPFDAMNNIVANLLLNLTSSARFEGALNMDLNEISMNLVPFPHLHYLTSSLTPLYTLADVNVPTRRLDQMFSDAFNKDHQLIRADPKHSLYLACALMVRGNVHISDLRRNIERLKPSLQFVSWNQEGWKTSLCSVPPVGHTHSLLALANNTCVKPTFIDLRDRFTRLYRKKAHLHHYLQVDGMEQSSFTDAYSSLSSLIDEYNQLDAAKGIALPDPPRINIAV comes from the exons ATGACCCAGTCTATAGTGGTGCAAG TTGGACAATGTGGAAACCAAATTGGCTGCAGGTTCTGGGACCTTGCATTGAGAGAACATGCTTCTGTTAACAag AAAGGAATTTATGATGAAGCCCTATGCAGCTTTTTTAGAAATGTCGATACAAG AGCTGACACTGGAGGAACAGATGTTCAGAGAAGAAAGATTTGCTCTCTTAAAGCACGT GCTGTTTTAATAGACATGGAAGAAGGTGTGGTTAATGAAATATTGCAAGGACCACTACGAGACTTGTTTGATAGTACACAGTTCATCACTGATGTATCCGGATCAGGAAATAACTG GGCAGTTGGCCACAAACTTTATGGTTGCCAATATCGAGAGCAAATTGTGGAGAAACTAAGGAGGGCAGCGGAACAGTGTGATTGTCTGCAGTGTTTCTTTGTGATTCATTCTATGGGAGGAG GTACAGGCTCAGGCCTAGGTACATTTGTATTGAATGTACTGGAAGATGAATTTCCTGAGGTATATAGATTTGTCACATCGGTCTATCCATCTGCCGAGGACGACGTTATAACCTCTCCATACAACAGTGTCTTGGCAATGAGGGAACTTACAGAACATGCTGACTGTGTGTTACCCATAGAAAATCAA TCATTAGTCGACATTGTGAATAAAATTCATCATATGGCAAATTCTGGTAAGCTTGGAGCAGTGAAGCCAAATAGTCTTGTTACGTCTAATAAAGGTGGAATGAAAGAAGGTGAAAAGCCGTTTGATGCCATGAACAACATAGTGGCCAACTTGCTTCTCAATCTTACCAG CTCTGCAAGGTTTGAAGGAGCACTTAATATGGATCTGAATGAAATCAGCATGAACTTGGTCCCATTTCCACATCTCCATTACCTAACGTCAAGCTTGACACCTCTCTATACACTGGCTGATGTTAATGTACCAACAAGGAG ATTGGATCAGATGTTTTCAGATGCTTTTAACAAAGACCATCAGCTCATTCGTGCTGACCCTAAGCACAGTCTGTACCTGGCGTGTGCTTTAATGGTGAGAGGAAACGTCCACATATCAGACCTCCGAAGAAACATTGAGCG gtTGAAACCTTCACTGCAGTTTGTCTCCTGGAACCAGGAAGGGTGGAAAACAAGTTTGTGTTCTGTTCCACCTGTTGGTCATACCCACTCCCTCCTGGCACTAGCAAACAACACGTGTGTAAAGCCCACTTTCATAGATCTCAGGGACAGGTTTACAAGACTTTATCGTAAGAAG GCTCATCTACACCACTACCTCCAAGTGgatggcatggaacaaagctctttTACAGATGCCTATTCGTCTTTGTCTTCACTAATTGACGAATACAACCAACTTGATGCAGCTAAAGGGATAGCTCTGCCTGACCCTCCTAGAATTAACATAGCTGTTTAA
- the TUBE1 gene encoding tubulin epsilon chain isoform X3 has protein sequence MEEGVVNEILQGPLRDLFDSTQFITDVSGSGNNWAVGHKLYGCQYREQIVEKLRRAAEQCDCLQCFFVIHSMGGGTGSGLGTFVLNVLEDEFPEVYRFVTSVYPSAEDDVITSPYNSVLAMRELTEHADCVLPIENQSLVDIVNKIHHMANSGKLGAVKPNSLVTSNKGGMKEGEKPFDAMNNIVANLLLNLTSSARFEGALNMDLNEISMNLVPFPHLHYLTSSLTPLYTLADVNVPTRRLDQMFSDAFNKDHQLIRADPKHSLYLACALMVRGNVHISDLRRNIERLKPSLQFVSWNQEGWKTSLCSVPPVGHTHSLLALANNTCVKPTFIDLRDRFTRLYRKKAHLHHYLQVDGMEQSSFTDAYSSLSSLIDEYNQLDAAKGIALPDPPRINIAV, from the exons ATGGAAGAAGGTGTGGTTAATGAAATATTGCAAGGACCACTACGAGACTTGTTTGATAGTACACAGTTCATCACTGATGTATCCGGATCAGGAAATAACTG GGCAGTTGGCCACAAACTTTATGGTTGCCAATATCGAGAGCAAATTGTGGAGAAACTAAGGAGGGCAGCGGAACAGTGTGATTGTCTGCAGTGTTTCTTTGTGATTCATTCTATGGGAGGAG GTACAGGCTCAGGCCTAGGTACATTTGTATTGAATGTACTGGAAGATGAATTTCCTGAGGTATATAGATTTGTCACATCGGTCTATCCATCTGCCGAGGACGACGTTATAACCTCTCCATACAACAGTGTCTTGGCAATGAGGGAACTTACAGAACATGCTGACTGTGTGTTACCCATAGAAAATCAA TCATTAGTCGACATTGTGAATAAAATTCATCATATGGCAAATTCTGGTAAGCTTGGAGCAGTGAAGCCAAATAGTCTTGTTACGTCTAATAAAGGTGGAATGAAAGAAGGTGAAAAGCCGTTTGATGCCATGAACAACATAGTGGCCAACTTGCTTCTCAATCTTACCAG CTCTGCAAGGTTTGAAGGAGCACTTAATATGGATCTGAATGAAATCAGCATGAACTTGGTCCCATTTCCACATCTCCATTACCTAACGTCAAGCTTGACACCTCTCTATACACTGGCTGATGTTAATGTACCAACAAGGAG ATTGGATCAGATGTTTTCAGATGCTTTTAACAAAGACCATCAGCTCATTCGTGCTGACCCTAAGCACAGTCTGTACCTGGCGTGTGCTTTAATGGTGAGAGGAAACGTCCACATATCAGACCTCCGAAGAAACATTGAGCG gtTGAAACCTTCACTGCAGTTTGTCTCCTGGAACCAGGAAGGGTGGAAAACAAGTTTGTGTTCTGTTCCACCTGTTGGTCATACCCACTCCCTCCTGGCACTAGCAAACAACACGTGTGTAAAGCCCACTTTCATAGATCTCAGGGACAGGTTTACAAGACTTTATCGTAAGAAG GCTCATCTACACCACTACCTCCAAGTGgatggcatggaacaaagctctttTACAGATGCCTATTCGTCTTTGTCTTCACTAATTGACGAATACAACCAACTTGATGCAGCTAAAGGGATAGCTCTGCCTGACCCTCCTAGAATTAACATAGCTGTTTAA